The Bradyrhizobium barranii subsp. barranii genome segment ACCGGAAGCCGGTCATCGGGAACGCGGTCGTGCAGCTGCAGGAGCCACCGCGCCATGCGGCCATCGACCCGGTGCAGCGCGTTGCAGGCGGCGACGTGCTGGAGCTGCAACAACACCGCGCGGGCGTGGACTTGCACGACGTTCCTGATGGCGGCGCTTTGCGCGAAGGCCGCGCGAAACTTGGCGGCGGAAATCAGCGATGCTGTGCCGGCGATCCGAGCAATCGCTGTCACGGATGACAGCGACGGGCCGAGCACGGAGAACGAGGCCAAAGCGCCTTCCCGTCCCATCAAGGTGGTTGCGACCGTTTGCCCGTCCGGCATATCGATCATGAAGGCGATGGCGCCGCTATGGGGAAAATAAACCGGGTCGAGCTCATCGCCCGACCGCACCAGGATGGCATCGGGTTCGAACGAGACCTTCTGGAAGTAGGGCGTGAGCAAACCGAGATCCGCCGGCGGCAACGCCGCCAATAGTCGATTCCCGACGCCGGTGCGGTGGACAGTCATGGCGCTTTCCTGTGAACGAGCACCCAACGAACGACGGTAACCATCTATTTCGTTTGCCATGATTATCCGGAATACGAATTGCCGAAGGGGAACCATCCAAACAGAGCCATTCGTCGAGATCAAGCACGGACAATTGCGGAGACCTTGCCGGCATCCTCGCCGCGCAAACAGGGCCTTGCATACATCATACTATTGACGCCCCTTGCTACTCGGCGAGGTGTCTCACCTGGTCATCGACCAGTGATTGTTGCGGCAGCGCGTAAGTCTGCGCTTTGCCCGGAACCCTCCGCGCCGAAGTCCAGATCTCGGCTTTTCCCGTTGCGGTAGTGAACAGGGGTGCTACCCTCGAAGCCATTGGCGGGTTCGGGCAATCTATTGATGCGTTTTTTTGGGGCGGCTGTCTTTCTCGTCATGTCGCTTTTGTCCGCTCAGCCCGCCCTTGCGCAGGCGCGGGTTGCGCTTGTCATCGGCAATGGCGCCTACGAGAAGGTGCCCGAATTGCCGAACCCGACTCGCGACGCGGCCGACATCGGCCGCGCGCTGGAGCGGCTGGATTTCAAGGTCACCCAAGTCAGGAACGCCACCGCGCAAGAGATGAGGAAGGCCGTCGTTGAGTTCGGCCGATCCGCCGAAATGTCCGACATCGCCGTCGTGTTCTACGCGGGGCACGGCATGGAAGTCGGCGGCGAGAATTGGCTGATCCCAATCAGCGCAGAGCTGCGCAGCGATATCGACGCCGAAAGCGAGGCGATCAGCCTGCGTTCGGTGAGCCTTCAGGTTTCGAAGGCACGGAAGTTGGGCCTCGTGATACTTGACGCGTGCCGCAACAACCCTTTTGCCGCGAAGATGAAGCGCTCGTTGAGCACCCGGGCCGTGGCTCGCGGGCTCGCGCCGACGGAGCCGTCCGACAATGTCCTGATCGCGTATGCCGCCCGGGACGGCACCACGGCAAGCGACGGCGATGGCCGGAATAGCCCCTTCACGACGTCGCTGCTTCGCCACATCGAAACACCCGGCCTGGAGATATCGTTTCTGTTTCGCCGGGTTCGTGACGACGTGATGGCGGCAACCAGGCGCGAACAGCAGCCCTTTGTGTATGGCTCCTTGTCGAAGGAGGAGATTTACCTCAAGGCCCCTGCCGTCGCCGCTCAGGCACCAGCGGCATCAACTCCGGCGCCTGCAGCTCCCGCTGAAGACGAGAAGTTCTGGCAGGCTGTCCGGACGTCGACGGTGGCAGCTCTCTTTGAGGAATTTCTCGCCAGATACCCCCGCAGCGACCACGCCGTCGAAGCCCGCCAACGAATCAAGGATCTCAAGGGCAACGAGGTTGCGGCGCTGTCATCTCCGGCAACGGCTTCGAAATCGGATGCGGGCGGGCGCCAGGAGCCTGATGCCAAGCGCGTCGTGCGAAATCTATTTACGCCCGACGACAACAAAAAGATCTCTGTCATCGCGGCAGCTCAGCAACTCGAATTGCCGAGCTTCACCATCTCGTCCGATCAGAACGATCCACTCAACGCCAATTCCAGATTTGTCGGCGTGTGGTCCAACAAGCGTGGGTGGACCAATGGCAAGGGACGCTACGCCATGCTGATCATCACGGAGGTCTCCGCGACGGGCTTGGCCAAGGGATACTACCTCTGGGGGCCGCCCACGAAACAATCATGGGCGAAGGATGTGGCGGGATACAAATCGTTCGCCGAGTTCATTTCGAACGATAAATTCTCCATCAATGGAACGCCTGTTACGGCCAAGCTGGATAAGAACGTCCTTGCCCTCCCCGCGGGTCACTTCAAATTCCTCCGGGTGTGGTCAGTCAAATTCCTCCACCCGCGAGGCAGGACAAGGGACTGTTAGTTTGAGTTTGTTTCCCGGGCAAGAGCTTCAGCGGCTTCTTTGAGCCGATAGCTGCGTCCGTCGAACTCAAGCAGATGGCAATGATGCATAAGGCGATCGAGGATCGTCGTGCTCATAGTGTTGTCCCCAAGGTATGCCCCCCAATCCTGCACGACGCGATTGGAGGTGACGATGACGCTGCGGCGCAGTTTGTAACGCTGATGGATCAGGGTCTGCAGCAAAGTGCCGGCGTCGTCGGGGATGGCGCGTGCGAGGAATAGATCGTCCAGCACGAGGAGATCGCAGTCGATGATGGTTCGCAGCCGGACCTCGCGTTGTGCCGGAGAGTTCAGGGCGTAGCGGTGGAAGAAGTCGTCGGTCTCAAGATACTGGACCTTGTGGCTTTGCAGGATCGCCTGATAGGCAATCGCCTTGGCGATGTGCGACTTCCCGGTGCCAGGTTTGCCAACAAGCAGAGCGTTCTCGCCAGCGGCAATGAACGCCAGGGTGTGGAGCTGGAAGCAGGTCTGACGTGGCAGTTTGGGATTGAAGGACCAGTCGAACTCGGCGAGCGTCAGCTTTTCGTCGAGCCCGGATTGCTGGTATCGCCGCTCGATAAGACGGGACTGACGACGGTCCAGTTCATCCTGCAGGATAAGGGAGAAGGTCTCGAGGAAGGGCTGGTTGGCGCCCTGCGCCTGGAGCACGCGCGTCTGCAGCGTGTCGCGGACACCCGACAGGCGCAGCTGTCGTAGGCAACGCTCAATTTCCGGCATGGTCATCATGTGGCTAGGTCTCCAGTTTAAGGTGAGAAGGTGCAGCGGGAGCGCTCGTGGCGCCGGAGTTGGCCGGGGTTGCGCAGGCGACACGAGCGCGGATTGCCGTGGCGTGATCGTCGTGAGCCTCGGCCTGCCGACCATTGTCGTCGGCGTCGCGCCGCACAGCGCGGCTGAAGAGGTCGCCGTATTCCGCGGGGGTACGGATCAGCGGATGATCC includes the following:
- a CDS encoding Crp/Fnr family transcriptional regulator; the encoded protein is MTVHRTGVGNRLLAALPPADLGLLTPYFQKVSFEPDAILVRSGDELDPVYFPHSGAIAFMIDMPDGQTVATTLMGREGALASFSVLGPSLSSVTAIARIAGTASLISAAKFRAAFAQSAAIRNVVQVHARAVLLQLQHVAACNALHRVDGRMARWLLQLHDRVPDDRLPVTHEALAQLLGVRRTTVTLTMSKLRDAGAVPSDRRGFVEIHRARLEKVACDCYALMQRKIDQMYCQELAAPQPVDAPSRESAIVAGDESRAASRAGK
- a CDS encoding caspase family protein, whose amino-acid sequence is MRFFGAAVFLVMSLLSAQPALAQARVALVIGNGAYEKVPELPNPTRDAADIGRALERLDFKVTQVRNATAQEMRKAVVEFGRSAEMSDIAVVFYAGHGMEVGGENWLIPISAELRSDIDAESEAISLRSVSLQVSKARKLGLVILDACRNNPFAAKMKRSLSTRAVARGLAPTEPSDNVLIAYAARDGTTASDGDGRNSPFTTSLLRHIETPGLEISFLFRRVRDDVMAATRREQQPFVYGSLSKEEIYLKAPAVAAQAPAASTPAPAAPAEDEKFWQAVRTSTVAALFEEFLARYPRSDHAVEARQRIKDLKGNEVAALSSPATASKSDAGGRQEPDAKRVVRNLFTPDDNKKISVIAAAQQLELPSFTISSDQNDPLNANSRFVGVWSNKRGWTNGKGRYAMLIITEVSATGLAKGYYLWGPPTKQSWAKDVAGYKSFAEFISNDKFSINGTPVTAKLDKNVLALPAGHFKFLRVWSVKFLHPRGRTRDC
- the istB gene encoding IS21-like element IS1631 family helper ATPase IstB, with amino-acid sequence MMTMPEIERCLRQLRLSGVRDTLQTRVLQAQGANQPFLETFSLILQDELDRRQSRLIERRYQQSGLDEKLTLAEFDWSFNPKLPRQTCFQLHTLAFIAAGENALLVGKPGTGKSHIAKAIAYQAILQSHKVQYLETDDFFHRYALNSPAQREVRLRTIIDCDLLVLDDLFLARAIPDDAGTLLQTLIHQRYKLRRSVIVTSNRVVQDWGAYLGDNTMSTTILDRLMHHCHLLEFDGRSYRLKEAAEALARETNSN